The Salinirubellus salinus genome segment TCGAACCCGAGCGCCACCGTCTCGCGTTCGATCGCCTCGTGCAGACGGGTCAGCTGTTCGGTCCCCGACCGGAACCCCGTCCAGACGACGCTGATGTAGCCGAGCGACGGGAACACGCCGTAGCCGCCCACCTCGGCGTCGAACGGCGCCACGTCGGCCGATTCGACCGCTCGCCCGATGGCGTCGGTCAGGTCGTCGAGCGCGGACTCGTCCACCTCCCCGAGGAACTTCAGGGTGACGTGGGCCTGTGTCGGGTCGGTCAACTTCAGCCCCGGCAGGTCCAGCGGGTCCTGTGCGGCCGCGACCTCCTCGGCGAGGGCGTGGAGCGGGACGCTCACGAACAGTCGCATACCACGGGTGGGTGGCGGGTGGGGAAGAGGCTGGCGCCGAGGGTTGAAGTCGGATGGCGGGGCCAGACCCTCCGTGTAACCGAGACGGGGGGCACGCCCGGGGCGGGAGTCCGACACAGCGTGTCACCGAGCGGCGCGGGTGTCGGCTGTCCGCCACACCGACGCGGAGCGGTCGTCGCTCACGGGTCACTTCGTTCCCCGTTCGCACGAGGGCCCTCGTTCGCCACGAGACCACGACGTAGCCCTTAACCGCGCGCCCCGCCAAGCGCGGGTATGACCGACGAGGAACGCGAACCGCCAGAAGCGGGCTCTCACACGTTCTCGGAGGGCCAGGGGTTCGACGACCCGTACGAGGGGTTCGACCTCGACCCGCCGGAACTCTCCGTCGACCCCGGCAAGGTCGACCCGGTGGACTCGCGTGTCGTGAGCGACCAGCTCGACCGGCGCCAGCTCGCCACCGAGGACGTGGACGCCGAAGAGCTGCTGGACGTGGGGCTCTCGTACATGCAGATCAACCGCCACGAGCAGGCCGCCGAGACGTTCGAGCGGGTCGCTCGCTACGCCGAGGACGAACGGCTCTCCCAGGAGGCGTGGGTGAACAAGGGGGCCGCCCACGGCCAGCTGGAGGAGTGGGACGCCGCCATCGGTGCCTACCAGGAAGCGCTCCACATCGACGACAGCTCCGACCACGCCGCCAGCGCCGAGACGAACCTCGCCTACGCGATGTGGGAGTCCGGCCGCACGGAGCAGGCGCTCGAACACGCCGAGCGCGCCGTCGAGATCGACCCGCGGTTCCCGCAGGCGTGGTACAACCGCGGGTTCTTCCTGCTCGAACGTGGCCTCGCGGAGGACGCCGTCAACGCGTTCGACAACGCGATGCG includes the following:
- the thpR gene encoding RNA 2',3'-cyclic phosphodiesterase, which gives rise to MRLFVSVPLHALAEEVAAAQDPLDLPGLKLTDPTQAHVTLKFLGEVDESALDDLTDAIGRAVESADVAPFDAEVGGYGVFPSLGYISVVWTGFRSGTEQLTRLHEAIERETVALGFEPEDHSFTPHATLARMGDARSKDAVREVVEADDPDVGTFHVDAVELTESTLTDGGPRYSTVERFGLPTGV
- a CDS encoding tetratricopeptide repeat protein yields the protein MTDEEREPPEAGSHTFSEGQGFDDPYEGFDLDPPELSVDPGKVDPVDSRVVSDQLDRRQLATEDVDAEELLDVGLSYMQINRHEQAAETFERVARYAEDERLSQEAWVNKGAAHGQLEEWDAAIGAYQEALHIDDSSDHAASAETNLAYAMWESGRTEQALEHAERAVEIDPRFPQAWYNRGFFLLERGLAEDAVNAFDNAMRLGFRNAEILEEKARALEELGEDEQAEEVAAEAEEMRQRAEEEFVRQQR